The following proteins are encoded in a genomic region of Pseudorca crassidens isolate mPseCra1 chromosome 5, mPseCra1.hap1, whole genome shotgun sequence:
- the LOC137224255 gene encoding tigger transposable element-derived protein 1-like: MSKAKIGRKLGLLHHTVRQGVTAKENFLARIKSDTPVNAQMIRKQNILIADMEKILVVWIEDQTSHNIPLSQSLIQSKVLTPFNFVTSERSEKAGKKMLKTSRVWFMKFKERSHLHNIKVLVEAASADVEAAVSYPEDLAKITNEGVYGKQQAQCRQNSLLLEEDDF, from the coding sequence atgtccaAAGCCAAAATAGGcagaaagctaggcctcttgcaccacaCAGTTAGGCAAGGTGTGACTGCAAAGGAAAACTTCTTGGCGAGAATTAAAAGTGACACTCCAGTAAAtgcacaaatgataagaaagcaaaacatccttattgctgatatggagaaaattttagttgtctggatagaagatcaaactagccacaacattcccttaagtcaaagcctaatccagagcaaggtctTAACTCCTTTCAATTTTGTGACATCTGAGAGAAGtgaaaaagctggaaaaaaaatgttgaaaactaGCAGAGTTTGGTTCatgaagtttaaggaaagaagccatctccataacataaaagtactAGTTGAAGcggcaagtgctgatgtagaagctgcagtaagttatccagaagatctagctaagataactAATGAGGGTGTCTACGGTAAACAACAGGctcaatgtagacaaaacagcctgctattggaagaagatgacttctag